The genomic stretch TCATTTGTACCTGTTATTAACTCTGCTTACTGTGGTTGTTTATTCCTTTGTTTACTAAAGGGCCTTTACTCATCCATCCGTTTTCAGGTCCCTTGCTGAGCTCAGGAATGTGCACTGAAGTTTTCCAGTTTGATGTATCTCCATCCTCTGCACATGCAAATGGCATCGTTCCTGTCTACTCCAATGCCATGTCAAACTCGTCACAGAATTTTACAGAAAATCTTCCTTCTCGTCCTCACACAGTGAAGAACAGAAGGATTTCATACTCCGAGGCCATTCCTCTAAGAGGTTCAAAATCCAATGACACCGATCACCTCAAAACGACACCGAAGAATGAGAGCTTTGGCAGTACGAAGCCTGTTTCATCAGTGGTCGTCTCTGTGCTAGCCGATCCAAGAGAAGCTGGTGATGGGAACGGCGAGGGGAGGATCTCTTCTAAATCTTTGTCCCGTATCTTCGTAGTCGTTCTTATAGATAGTGTAAAGTATGTTACTTACTCTTGTGTCCTGCCGTTCAAAAGCCATAGCCCTCACCTGTAAGTCTGGGTTCTGGACTTCTGGAGCTGAGTATGTGTTCAGGATCTATAACATTAACTTGATAGTGGTTCTCGTGAGGAACTGATGTACTGTTTATGCTGATAAAAGTTGGACAGTTGGATTTTTTCATTCAAGCTTTACTGTGCTCCATGATGTGTTTTGGCCTTGTGCGATCATAATGCTATCCTATGTGCTACAATTTCAAAATGTAAGGTATTAGTAGTTTTGACTTAAGTCAAACTTTCCTaattttaaccaaatttatagaaaaatgtaCTAACATTTATcacatcaaattagtttcattAAGTCTActatgtaatatatttttataatgcaTTTTTTTGGTATTGTATATAAACTTGGTTATAATTACATGAATTTAATTTACGACAACAAACATCCTACATTTTTAAGTGTAATAATGAGGATAGGATAAGTTTAGCGATCACTGAAAATTgccaaaagaaaacaaaagaatatACAGAACGCGTTCACATATCTCGGCCCACATGAAAAGCCCATCACACTCGTGGCCCACTAGCACTAATGCGTTGCAGCGAACTCCGTCCCGTACTCCCGTTGCCGTCCCCCTTGCTTTCGCTTCCAATCCACCGATCAGCCGCggctgccggctcgtgtccgtCTCCCCTCTCCCGGGTCCCGGTTCCTCGGCGTCTCGCTCGTCAacgccagcgccggcgcgcgCTCCCACCGCCGACCCGCGCACCCCGCCTTCGATTCCGCCGACACGCGCGCTGCCGCAGGGGAGGACGGATCGGCGCTCCGCAGGTGCATCTCTTTCCGCGGCGCGCGGATCTAACTAGCTACTTTATCTTGCATTCAGTGGCGTGCGATAGTAGCTGGGGGACTCCTGCGGGCGGCTTTTGCGCGTAGGTCTTTTTCGTTGCGGATTATTGTGTAGTAATTTTGCTTGAAGAACCAATAGGATCGTGTATAATTTGGTAAGTGTAGGGCAGTAGTTTTGGGAGCTTTGTTAAATGGTCGTCGGTTGGAGAAGCCTCTTTATGTTTCCTCCATTAACTCGGGTGTACCACGCTGAAAAACAGAAAAAGGAATTCGGCCAGTGGTTCACTGTCGCACCACTTGAACCCTATCGGTAGAATTTCTATGCACAAAGTGCAAATTAATGACCGATCTGAAGAATTATAATGCACAGTTTTTGGTGTCTGTTACCAGAACAGTCTTTGTTCTGGCATGCTTGTTCCATTGTATTTTCACTCTGGAACTTATTTGTTCCTTCTCCAGCATACTTTGCGCTTGTATACGTGATTGATTAATTCAAATCAGACATTCAGCAAACATCTTTTCATAATCCATGTCCAATACAACTATAGGATTTCATTCTCAGCATTTTATATGATGTTAAGGTATCTACTACGCTTATCACGATAATAATTCAATATTCCAACCCTGGAGGTAATGAGTATGGTTTTTTGGAAGCAGAGATATTTCCCTCTGCTGCTGGCTCTATCTGTACTGATGGCCTTTAGGCATCTCGTTGGTGCAGGCTTGCAAGCATGTATATCCGAGTGAAGCGCAACAAGAGTACCTACTTCATTCAATGTGAACCAACAGAGACAACTTTGAGCATCAAACAGAAGTTGCATTTGCTAATAGATCAGCCTCCTAGTAATCAGCAGTTGGTCTTGTTGGCTAACAATGATGTGCTGGAAGACTCAAAGACATTGGCGGACCAAAAGGTGCCATATATTTAGCTGTTTCTGTACTCATTCTTCTAAATGATTTCATTTCACCCGTTCAGTCTCTACAGCCTATGCACAATCTCATAGAAACATCTGTCAAGTTAAGGCAGCTTGGTAATGCAGATAGTTAATTTGTGTAGTCACAATACagtttaggggctgtttggatacgaggtgctaaactttaacagtgtcacatcggatgttcggatgctaattaggagaactaaacatgagctaattataaaactaattgcagaaccctatgctaattcgcgagacgaatctattaagcctaattaatccatcattagcaaatggttactgtagcaccacattgtcaaatcatggactaattaggcttaatagattcgtctcgtgaattacactccatctgtgcaattaattttgtaattagcctatgtttaatactcctaattagcatccaaacatccgatgtgacaggtgttaaactttaataaggggtatccaaacacccccttaatttgTGTAGCCTTAGCATATTAAGTTTCTCTGAAGATTAAACCCACAACTTGTTTAATTCAGATTCCAGTTGCGTGACATTTTCTATTCGTACTTGTTCAGGTGGAAAATGATTCCGTTGTTGCATTGGCACTGAGAAAAGGTATACTGCTGACTTATTATTAATAATGATTTTGTCTATTTCCCCCCTTATCTTTCAGGTAGGGCTTTCAGCTTTGCGTTctttacttttcttttcttttctccgcTTGTTATGCTTACTCTTAGCATACCATTCTATGGCTATGATTATTGTCCACCAACTGCTTATTTTGTAGAAGTTGCCTTTATTATATATTAGGTCATCATTCGCTAATCATCCTTTATCTGTTTTCTGGACTGCGTGTTCAACTTACCGAATCATATTATTGCTGAGGCTAGGCTTTCCCTAGCAGCAACTTGCGCTTTTCatagattaaaaaaaatcaataagaACCTATCATCACAAAGTTATTTATTGTAGCAGGTTGCCCCTAGTCTAAATAAAGTGCCTACTGATGCTAGTCATTTTCTAGTATCTCAACCGACGAAATGCATCTTCTTGCTTTACTCGTTTGTAAACGGGTTCCCCTTCCATAGCTATTGCATTTTCAATCAGACAAGTCCTGACTGTAATATCTGTTCTTTCAccagatgatgatgattttgaGGAAGTTTTCATCGCCAGGCCAGAGGATTTCATGTCATCATCGTGATGAAGATCAGTTCATCATATCTACAGGGGGACCAGGGTGCTTTCTCCGAGCGGATCCTGCTGCTTGCTCTATGTTGGTCCCTCTAGGATGTGGGATGTAGCTCAGTTGTCCCTCTGGGAAGAAAGATAAAACGTTATAAAGATCCCATACAACCATCGCGGATGGCATTAAGCTTTGATTTTGACGCACCAACTGATTCCGTGCACTCGTACCTAATTGTGTCAGTCCTGATGTTGGGATCAAACACACCTAATTGTCCTTTTGTACCAGCTCTGGCATGTGAGATCCATCTGTGCCCCCATCACCTAATACGCTTGCTGGTGCTGCTGGTCTTTCTGCTTGCCCGTTGCTTTGATTCAACTACGTTGTCGGTCACATTACTGAAAACGCATTAGGTTGCTAGCCATCGGTTCTTATTGAAGCTTGGATGATTTCATCTGGACTGACGTCATGTTTTTAATTCAGCAAAGTTTTAGCCTGCTCTAGTACACCATTGTAGCAGGCTTCGAATTGGACGTCAAGTGAAAATTTGCGAATGCGGTCCAGCGGGATAAATTATTTTAAACAATTCAAATTCAGAAGTCAAAGCACCAAGCATTTCCTTGTTAGAAAGGTAGCAGAGACGGCATTCGGTAGCTTGGGAGAGTTGGGTTTGGTGGCGGCAACTTTTTGAACGACGGCGTGGACAAGGATTTTGTTCACATATCAGGTTTTGTGACACAGACGAAGGAAAGGAGAAGAGTAAAGTGCATTTTCATCCCACAACATTCTTGCGCGATTTGCCACTCTAATTTGGTTGCAGTTATCATCAACTAATAACCCGTGAGGCCACCTTGAGTCAATAACCGTAGGCTAGGATGTCAAACAAAACAATATATTGATAATTCAAGAGGGTGGCAGATTGCTAAATACCACTTCATGCATCCTAAATTaccatttattttgatttttatacatatatagcttttgctacgtatctaaatACAGTATATATTTAGACAAAGCAAAAATGAACattaatttgggatggagggagtactaataAAACAATAATGGGAATGATGTAACCCATCTTTTAACAAACAACAAAGCTGAAGGTAAATTGGAGTAAAGAACGGAGTAATTGCAGCAATTGCCCATGTaactagaaaaaggaaaaaaaaagaacagcatTTGATGGCTTCAACTGGAGGAAATTACCGGCCTTTTGACCAAGTGCAGCGAACGCTCCGGCTCATTCATAGCCTTTGGTTTGGCGCTTTCGGAGTTTAAAGCGGCCTTGCTTAGGCACTAATCCTTCCACGGCCGCGTTTCAAACCATTTTAAAAAAGTCGAAGCACGGCGTCGTGTCTGATCCTCTTGTTTGGTTCTTGTTCGCGAGACCAAGCGATGCTAGGAAAAGTCGAACGAAAGAGATCGCGAGGAGGAAATCTGCGTTGGCGCTGACGAACCAACCAGGTGACGAcccttcttctccgcctccctccgcgTGTTAGGTTGCTCACGCGATTTCGCTGCGGTTACAGCAGCTGCTTCTCTCTCTAGCCACCGGCGCCTGCTTCTGCGGGTGTCCAACGCGGCAAAGCCTATTCGGTTTGGCCAGCTGCGTGTGATCCCCTCGCGCCCGAATCTCTTAGGTTGGCTTTGGCGGCTGAGGTTTTGGGGGAGTTCTTTGCTTCATAGAGGCGAGTCAGCAGAGCTGAATCTCACCTCGAGTTTTAGTTAGCCGTACGTCTTCGGATCTTTCCTTTTCCTCATCTCATCTGGTGGGATTCATCTCCATTTTGGAGTTCATTCAAATCCCACCTGGGATTACGTCGGCGCGGCTGTCGTGGGATTCTCGGTGTCGCGAGTTTTGGTGAGAGATTCTTCCAGCATTTGGTGGAGCTTTCAAGTTTcatctgctcttcttcttcttctccattaTTGTACCAAATCCTATTCGAGGATTCCGTTTAATCTATTCTCTCAGCCTTGGGCCTCTTTGTACCCATCCAATTTGTTACTTGAAGCAGATTTGCGATTATCACGTCATGCATTGTGGAGCATGTTCCTTCTTTTATGAGCACCTAGCCGACTGTAACAATCTACATTTGATTTACCAGGATGCACTGTGATTCTTTCGCACATGGTGAGCTTCTGATGTCAATTAGGATTAAGCATGTTTCTCTGCTGCGCTCAAGTTGGAGAACAAGAAGCCAGCTTCGACAGTAGTTATCTGTCGCAAGCAGACAATGGTATAAGCCAGTGCTTCTGGACCCTGGTTATTTTGTCTCCAGTACTTTCTGGTACCTATGCCTGATCATTCGCATCGTGTTTGAGCTTGCAGCACCCATTTTCACTTAAGAGTTCGAAGGGAGCACCAATTCTGCCGCGACCGGTCTTTGTTTTCTTCGTTGCCTTATTTGGATTCTATGTATGCTACCTCTCCTTCAATCAGATAACACTGGAGAATAAAAGGGAAGGGAATAGTGGAGAAGAACAAAGGGCAAATATTTGCAGAAAGCCTCATGTGCCATATGAGGAGCTCCGTTACACGCACTTTCCAAAACCTAGGAGTTATAGCAGGTAACATCGCTGTGACAGTGAGGATAGATAGAATCTCTTTGTAGTCGTGGATTATGTAGTATAATTTGTGAGCGATGTTGATACTGTTTTACATTCTTCTGCAGGGGGGAATGCTCATGTACTCCTGTTCGATTCTTTGtaattgtgtctatgcaaagaTCCGGAAGTGGATGGTTTGAGACATTGCTAAATAGTCATCCTAACATTAGTTCCAACGGCGAAATCTTTAACAGAGTGGATAGAAGAGAAAATATCTCATCTATCCTACAAACACTTGACAAACTGTATAATTTGGACTGGCTCACCAGTGCAGCGAAGAATGAGTGCACAGCTGCATTTGGACTGAAATGGATGCTTAATCAGGTACTTTGATATTGGGTTTTTTATGGTCCTTCTGAACATTTAGAAGGTTAGTTTGTATTTGATGGTTAAGCTTCTgaactttctttttttctaaagaaaagaaacagCATACCATGAGGTTATTCCAGTGGCAACTAACATTGTAATATAAACTACAGTTCCTGTGGGTGAAGTATGGGGAAACCTTTTTACATGATCTATTTTCCTTGAAAAAGTTTGAATGCTGTTAGAATTATAGATAGAATTCAACTGTGCCATACTGCAATAAGGATGCTTTTCCTAAAGCTAAGGGACCAACTGCCAACTGCTCACATGCCTGCTGTTCTCAAAACTCTAGTCTGTACCAAGCATTCACCGTTCAAGCTTGCTAACTTGTAAAAATGATAATCCATGTTGATGCTTGTTCTGCCCATTTTATCAGGATGAGTGGAGTTATACTCATGCCTACCGGATGTTAAATATGTGCTTGGCAATAACTTCCAACATTGTGTTTTTCTAGGGAATTTTGGAAAATCATGATGATATAGTTAGTTATTTGAACAAGAAGGGTGTCTCTGTAATATTTCTGTTCAGGAGAAACACATTACGCAGGGTTATATCTGTGCTGGCCAACGACTATGACAAAGATGCTAAGCAGTTGAATGGAACTCACAAATCTCATGTTCACTCAAAAGAAGAGGTATCTTTGATGCACAAACAGTTTCAAATAGTTTACTGACTTAGCTTTGTTCTTTTGGGTCCCTTGTATCCTTTTGAGCATATTGCTGTCCGTAGCACATTTTACATGAGATGTGGCTTAGTCCATATATCATTTATTTTAGAACAAATTCGTGATTTTGATTATGGGAAAAGAGAACATTAAATCTGAGCCGACATTGTACCATCAACTTACCTGATTCATTTTGAGCAGGCTGAGATATTAGCAAAATTCAAACCAGAGCTGGATACATCGACTCTGATCACAAATATCAGAAACATTGAGAAGGCCATCAGAGATTGCTTGGATCACTTCAAGAGTACACGGCACATGATGCTCTATTACGAGGATATAATCGGCAATAGCAATGTAACCTAACTCATTTAAATGCCCTAATGCAGGACCAACAAATTCTCAGGTTATCTGACATTATCTTTCTGCACGCAGGCACTTTCCCAGGTGCAGGAGTTTCTGAGAGTTCCGGTGAGGCCCCTGATGAGCAGGCAGGTGAAAATTCACACGAGACCACTGCCAGACCTCGTCAAGAACTGGGAGGACGTGAGCAGCAAACTGAACGGCACAGAGTTTGCTCACTTCCTTGATGGTTCAGATTACGTCAAGTGAGAGATACATATGCGAGCAGACTGGTTATTCACATTTGGAGTTGTAGTTGCAACATGCTTAGGATTCTTTTTGTACAGATGAATTTGTAAAGAGCAGGGAATAAAGATTAAAGATGAcgatcacatatgctgatggaATTGTACAAAATTTTCCTGGTTTTCCCTTTGTTCTGTAGCGTTACGATGACCACTAAGATTGTTCAGAATGTAGCTTAAAATAGCTGCATTTGATTATGGCAGTTTTCTATACCTCCCATAGACCACATTATATTCAATGCTTTGAATGAAGACACGGGGCACGGAAAATGGAAGATTCAAATTTACACCTCTTAATTTTGAGTTAGGAGCTCAAGATTGTAAGATTTTTGGTACCTGTTCCTTTCATGAAAGGCCAAACAAAGCCCAAAACTACACGAAAAATGACCGCAAGGATCTACACTAATCAACTTCGGTAAattcttgtacaaggacaaaaTGCTGCTCAAAACATGTTTACATGTAACAAGTACAACATCACTGAGCTCAAGCAAACACAATGGTGCACAAATGAGTGCTTCCATCTTAGCAGTGGAAGACTATTGACGCCGTCTCTTTATCCTCTCAAGGGCACCCAGCTGCTCATTCTCTTGGGCACCAGAGCTTTCCTCCTGGCTCTCAGCGGCTCTCTTGCCGAGCTCGCCAAACACAGCAGCTGGAACACTCTTCTCTGCAATTTGTACATCCGGCTCCTCGTCGTCGCTCTCATCGGGCAGCTCAATATCCTCATTGTTACCAGCTTGTTGCCTGCTGCTCTCAGCCTGCGCCTCTACTCCAGCACTGACAAAGCTCATCATCCTGTTAGCGGAGGCTGGGGCAGTGCTTTGCGCTGCAGAAGGTGCTGTGGATGGTCCAGGAGCTAGTTGCCTTTCCAAGGCTGCCATCTCATCCTCAGGAACGCCAGCACGCTTCAGAGTGTCGACTGCCTCATCCAGGTTTAGCCTCTGATCCCTCTGCATCAAGTACTCCGGTAGTATGAAATGTGTCTGCACAACATTAAAAGTCAGTATGAATTTGTGATACAAGGCAAGGGTATGTGTTCATGTCAGACTGCAGATTAAATTGATTGGTGTGACATACCTGACTGCGACTAGCAGCCACTGTACGTTTGATACGAAGCATCTCCCTAAAAGTGTCTTCGTTACCATGCTGGATCTCAAAGTCATTCCACTTCTTCCAAAAGTCAGAATTGTTTGGATCAGCATAGTTGGATGCGTGCACATAGATAGCACGCGAGCGGTCAATTTCTCCAAGGCTTCTTTCTAGCTCAGCAAATTTCATGCACATTGTCAGAACATCTCTGTCTGGGAGCCCAGATTCAATTGC from Setaria italica strain Yugu1 chromosome II, Setaria_italica_v2.0, whole genome shotgun sequence encodes the following:
- the LOC101774806 gene encoding uncharacterized protein LOC101774806 — protein: MHPFSLKSSKGAPILPRPVFVFFVALFGFYVCYLSFNQITLENKREGNSGEEQRANICRKPHVPYEELRYTHFPKPRSYSRGECSCTPVRFFVIVSMQRSGSGWFETLLNSHPNISSNGEIFNRVDRRENISSILQTLDKLYNLDWLTSAAKNECTAAFGLKWMLNQGILENHDDIVSYLNKKGVSVIFLFRRNTLRRVISVLANDYDKDAKQLNGTHKSHVHSKEEAEILAKFKPELDTSTLITNIRNIEKAIRDCLDHFKSTRHMMLYYEDIIGNSNALSQVQEFLRVPVRPLMSRQVKIHTRPLPDLVKNWEDVSSKLNGTEFAHFLDGSDYVK